The following are from one region of the Pseudodesulfovibrio piezophilus C1TLV30 genome:
- a CDS encoding TM2 domain-containing protein produces the protein MTQDTTEQAAGQGQQNINVNVNAGGGSRYTTMSSDKSRKTALILCAVGGMFGVHQFYVGRIGMGITYALTCGLFGIGWFLDSIKIWTGSFKDNAGAPLREW, from the coding sequence ATGACGCAAGACACCACGGAGCAGGCAGCAGGCCAGGGGCAGCAGAACATCAACGTCAACGTGAACGCAGGCGGCGGCAGCCGATACACGACGATGTCGTCGGACAAGAGCCGAAAGACGGCTCTCATCCTGTGCGCCGTCGGCGGCATGTTCGGCGTTCACCAGTTCTACGTCGGCAGGATCGGCATGGGCATCACCTACGCGCTGACGTGCGGCCTGTTCGGCATCGGCTGGTTCCTGGACTCCATCAAGATATGGACGGGAAGCTTCAAGGACAACGCGGGGGCACCGCTCCGTGAGTGGTAG
- a CDS encoding helix-turn-helix domain-containing protein, with translation MDDILLKLGKRIREFRKENGLSQSQLAEKAGLNDKYLGEVERGSNNISIKNLGQIAAALEVETFELLDGSHEYEVDRKELVQKLHKIIESASDEELCAIYGFASDIVN, from the coding sequence ATGGACGATATCCTGCTCAAGCTCGGAAAACGCATTCGGGAGTTTCGAAAAGAAAACGGCCTGTCACAGAGCCAGCTCGCGGAAAAGGCTGGCCTTAACGACAAGTACCTCGGCGAGGTCGAGAGGGGATCGAACAACATCTCGATCAAGAACCTCGGCCAGATCGCGGCAGCCCTGGAGGTCGAGACCTTCGAGCTGCTCGACGGCTCCCACGAATATGAAGTCGACCGCAAGGAACTCGTCCAGAAGCTCCACAAAATCATCGAATCAGCGTCTGATGAGGAGCTCTGCGCCATCTATGGCTTCGCTTCTGACATCGTGAACTGA